From Medicago truncatula cultivar Jemalong A17 chromosome 7, MtrunA17r5.0-ANR, whole genome shotgun sequence, a single genomic window includes:
- the LOC112416550 gene encoding probable aldo-keto reductase 2 codes for MLMQPSPCKDTSMPCDPNFILPTFVIFCLLSMLDLPRFQPENLQQNQTIFDKVNELATKKGCTPSQLALAWLHHQGNDVCPIPGTTKIENFNQNIGALSVKLTQEEMVELESLADSVKGGRYVEDKSTWKYSDTPPLSFCKAAQ; via the exons ATGCTCATGCAACCAAGTCCTTGTAAGGACACTTCCATGCCTTGTGATCCTAACTTCATTCTTCCTACTTTTGTCATATTCTGTCTTTTAAGCATGTTG GATTTGCCTAGATTTCAACCTGAGAACCTGCAACAGAATCAGACCATTTTTGACAAAGTTAATGAACTGGCCACAAAGAAGGGATGTACTCCATCCCAGCTTGCATTGGCATGGCTTCATCACCAAGGAAACGACGTGTGCCCGATACCTGGAACCACCAAAATTGAGAACTTTAATCAAAACATCGGTGCTCTATCTGTGAAACTAACACAAGAAGAAATGGTAGAACTTGAGTCTTTAGCAGATTCTGTTAAGGGTGGTAGATATGTAGAGGATAAAAGTACATGGAAGTACTCTGATACTCCACCACTCTCTTTTTGTAAAGCTGCACAATGA
- the LOC11443829 gene encoding IN2-2 protein, protein MATVGRMKLGSQGMEVSLQGLGCMSMSAFYGPPKPESDMISLIHHAIQSGVTFLDTSDIYGPHTNEVLLGKALKVVREKVELATKFGVRAGDGKVEICGDPGYVRVACEGSLKRLDIDCIDLYYQHRIESEEKVVTFPRRTSLV, encoded by the exons ATGGCAACAGTAGGAAGAATGAAGTTAGGATCACAAGGGATGGAAGTATCCTTACAAGGACTTGGTTGCATGAGCATGTCAGCTTTCTATGGTCCTCCTAAGCCTGAATCTGATATGATTTCTCTCATCCACCATGCTATACAATCTGGTGTCACTTTTCTTGACACTTCTGATATTTATGGCCCTCACACCAATGAAGTTCTTCTTGGAAAG GCTTTGAAGGTAGTTAGAGAGAAAGTTGAATTGGCTACAAAATTTGGAGTCAGAGCTGGTGATGGAAAAGTTGAGATCTGTGGTGATCCAGGCTATGTGAGAGTAGCTTGTGAGGGCAGCTTGAAGAGACTTGATATTGATTGTATTGATCTCTATTATCAACATCGTATTGAAAGCGAAGAGAAAGTGGTAACCTTTCCAAGAAGAACTTCATTGGTGTGA
- the LOC11442908 gene encoding probable aldo-keto reductase 2: MATVGRMKLGSQGMEVSLQGLGCMSMSAFYGPPKPEPDMISLIHHAIQSGVTFLDTSDIYGPHTNEVLLGKALKGVREKVELATKFGVRAGDGKFEICGDPGYVREACEGSLKRLDIDCIDLYYQHRIDTRLPIEVTIGELKKLVEEGKIKYIGLSEASAATIRRAHAVHPITAVQLEWSLWSRDVEEDIIPTCRELGIGIVAYSPLGRGFFSTGTKLLDNLPQDDYRKHLPRFQTENLQQNQTIFDKVNELATKKGCTPPQLALAWLHHQGNDVCPIPGTTKIENLNQNIGALSVKLTQEEMVELESLADAVKGGRYGDEISTWKNSDTPPLSSWKAV; this comes from the exons ATGGCAACAGTAGGAAGAATGAAGTTAGGATCACAAGGGATGGAAGTGTCCTTACAAGGACTTGGTTGCATGAGCATGTCTGCTTTCTATGGTCCTCCTAAACCTGAACCTGATATGATTTCTCTCATCCACCATGCTATACAATCTGGTGTCACTTTTCTTGACACTTCTGACATTTATGGCCCTCACACCAATGAAGTTCTTCTTGGAAAG GCTTTGAAGGGTGTGAGAGAGAAGGTTGAATTGGCTACTAAGTTTGGAGTCAGAGCTGGTGATGGAAAATTTGAGATCTGTGGTGATCCAGGTTATGTGAGAGAAGCTTGTGAGGGTAGCTTGAAGAGACTTGATATTGATTGTATTGATCTCTATTATCAACATCGTATTGATACTCGTCTTCCGATTGAAGTCACG ATCGGAGAGCTTAAAAAACTTGTTGAAgagggaaaaataaaatacattggTTTGTCTGAGGCCTCAGCTGCAACAATCAGAAGAGCACATGCAGTTCATCCAATAACAGCTGTGCAGTTGGAGTGGTCACTATGGTCAAGAGATGTCGAGGAAGACATAATTCCAACTTGCAG GGAACTGGGTATTGGAATAGTTGCATATAGTCCTCTTGGGCGAGGATTCTTTTCAACAGGAACAAAGTTACTCGACAACTTGCCACAGGATGATTACCGGAAG CATTTGCCTCGATTTCAAACTGAAAACCTGCAGCAGAATCAGACTATATTTGACAAAGTTAATGAATTGGCTACAAAGAAGGGATGTACTCCACCTCAGCTTGCACTAGCCTGGCTTCATCACCAAGGAAATGATGTGTGCCCAATACCTGGAACCACCAAAATTGAGAACTTGAATCAAAACATCGGTGCTCTATCTGTGAAACTAACACAAGAAGAAATGGTAGAACTTGAGTCTTTAGCAGATGCTGTTAAGGGTGGTAGATATGGGGATGAAATAAGTACATGGAAGAATTCTGATACTCCACCACTCTCTTCTTGGAAAGCTGTGTAA